In Candidatus Binatota bacterium, the genomic stretch CTGTTTTCGGCACCGACGGCGGTGGCGGCATCGACGACGCGATTGTGCGCGCCTCTGACGACAAGGACGCGGCCAAGTGCCAGGCGGCCGTTTACAAGGGCTACGACAAGATGCTCGGCGCGCGGGTGAAGACTTTTGGCAAGTGCGCCAAGAGCGGCCTCTCGGCGGGCGACAAGGATACCGCCGAGCTGTTGAACTCTATCGGCAGCGCCTTGCAGCTGACCGAGTGCCTGTTCGCCGACCCCAAGAACAAGGTGGCCCAGGCGCGGACCAAGCTCTTGTCGGGGCTGCAGAAAAAATGCCTCGGGGTAGATCGCACGGCGGCCTTCCCAGGCGACTGCGACGGCAGCACGGCCATTGCTATCTTCGGCGGATGCCTGGCTGACACGGTCGAGCTCGAGGCCGAAGACGTGCTCGCCTGGACGAACGAGTAAGCCAGCGCCGAATTCTGCTGATGCCGCTGGTCAGCCGCCCAGCGACATCAGCACAACGAGAATAAGCGCCTGCACAATCCAGCCCACCATGCACACGGCCACCGCTCGCCAGGTGCTGGTGTAATCCAGTGCTTGCCTCACCGCGATGATCATCGCTACCAGCATCCACACTCCAGCTACGAGGAAGACCAACTCGCGCACTGCCGGTATAACACCCAGCACGCGGATGATGCCCGGCGCCGCCGCGAAACCCGTGGTGCGCAACAGCTCACCGTGGTCGGCCGAAGTCTGCGGCTCGGGCAGTAGCCGGGTCCCGATAAAATACGCCATGTAGGCCCAGATGTACCAGGAAGCCAGTGCACCCAGGGTGGCAAACACCAGGCCCTGTCCACCGCCGGCGCCTATGCCCGCGGCCAGCGCTGCCGCCACGACCACGCCGGTGGCCTGGCCGGTGGCCTCCTGGTCAGCCTCGACCTCTTCGTAGAGATTAACGTCCAGCTTCGCGGCGCGAATGATGCGGTCCTTGATGCTTGCCATGTCGGGTGTCCCCCCTCCCGCCGGCCAACACCGGCGGAGAGTTCAGTATCGCTGGCGGGCCGTCGCTATCCAAATCCCCGGCAACGCTGCCAGCCCGGTTGACTACGCTGCATCCCTTCGAACCTGGGTATTTGCCGCCCGACAAGCTGACAAAAACCTCCCCGCTCTCGATCTTGACGGGGAAGATACGCAGACCTGGAGACTCCTCGCCCAGGCACTGCCCCGATTTGAGCGAGAAATTTTTCTTGTGCAAAGGACAAGCGACCTTGGGCTCGCCCGCCACGTCGCCGATAATGCCGCGGGCCAGAACGGGTGCGTTGGTGTGTGGACACGTGTTCTGGGTAGCGTACCAGTGTCCCTCCTTTTTTGAGAAGTTGAACACCGCGATCTGCTCTCCACCGTGCTCGATACAGGCCCCCGCACCGTCGGGAAAATCGCCTACCGTGCCTACTCGTACCCAGCCATCAGTTTTCGTCACCGACTCCGGCCCAGCCTTTTCACCGGCGTCAGCGGTTAAGCCATTGGGGCTGTTAACGAATTGCTTGAACATCTTGCGCTTGTCCGGGTCCTCGACAACCCGCTTCCACTCGCACTCGTAGCCATCTACCAACGACTGCATCTGTTGCTCGAGTTCATCGCCAATCCCAAGCTTGTCGTCGATGACCACCTCGCGAAGCGCTTCTATCCCCCCCTCGAGTTTCTCCAGCCATACCGAGGTACGGGTCAGCTTGTCAGCGGTCTGGATGTAGTACATCAGAAAACGGTCGATGTACCTGATGCAGGTTTCCTCATCGAGATCAGTTGCAAGCAGGTCGGCGTGACGAGGGTTGGAACCACCGTTGCCGCAAACGTAGAGGCTATAGCCCTGCTCGGTAGCGATCAGCCCGAAGTCCTTGCCTTGTGCTTCGGCACACTCACGCACACAACCCGATACGGCCGACTTTATCTTGTGAGGAGCTCGCAACCCCCGGTAACGCTTCTCGATGCTGACCGCGAAGCCCACGGAATCGCGCATCCCGTATCGACACCAGCTGGTACCGACGCAGCTCTTGACGGTGCGCAGCGCCTTTCCGTAAGCGTGCCCGCTTTCGAATCCTGCATCGATCAACTCCTCCCAGATATCGGGCAACTGGTGTACGGGTGCACCGAAAAGGTCGATACGCTGGCCACCGGTGATCTTTGTGTACAGACCGTATTTCTTCGCCACGCTACCCAGCGCGATAAGTTTTCCAGGGGTAATTTCACCGCCCGGCACTCGGGGAACGATAGAGTAGAGCCCGTTTTTCTGGATGTTGGCCAGGAAACGATCGTTGCTGTCCTGAAGGGCCGCGTGGTCAAGTATGTGCTCGTTCCAAAGGCTGGCGATGATAGACGCGACCACGGGCTTGCAGATCTCACAGCCCTCTCCGCTACCGTAGTCCGCGACCAGGGCGGTAAAGGACCTGATACCTTTGGTCTTGCAGATCGCGTACAGCTCCTGTCGCGTGTATCTGAAATGCTCGCAGATGTCGGTGCTGAGCTGCTTGCCTGCCGCTGCCATCTCGGCTGCCAGTAGCTCGGTGACCAGTGGTACACAGCCCCCGCAGCCGGACCCCGCGCGGGTAAGCGACTTGATCTCTCCCACCGTGGAAAGTTCCTGTTCACGTATCGCGTTGCAGATGGTCCCCCTGGTCACCGCGTTGCACGAGCAGACCTGGGCGTCGTCGGGCATGTCGGTGATCCCGACGGCGGCGGCCGACGCCTTGCCTGCACGCGAACCGGCCACGAGCACGCCGGGCTCGACAGCGAGGGGTTGCCCACCACGGCACTGCACGGAAAGCGCACCGTAATCAGACGCGTCCCCTACAAGAACACCACCCAGCAATCGTTTCCCTTCGTGGTCGAAAAGGAGCTTACGATAAACGCCGCTGAATGGATCGTGGTGAACCACCGGCAGCGCCTCGTCGGGGCCGGCCTCGTGATCGCCAAAGCACGCGACATCGACCCCCATCAGCTTGAGCTTGGTCGAGAGGTCGGCTCCGGTAAAACTACGCGGGACACCCTCCCCATCCATTGCCAGGTTGGTGGCCACGACCTCTGCCATCTCGTACCCCGGCGCGACCAGCCCGTAGACCATCCCCCGGTGCAACGCCACCTCGCCAATCGCGTATATATCCGGATCCGAGGTGCGCAGCTGGTCGTCAACCACTACCCCTCCACGCTCACCGACGTCGAGCCCGCACTCGCGAGCGAGTTCGTCGCGCGGGCGAATGCCAGCCGATACTATGATCATCTCGCAATCGAGTCCCTCGCCGTCTTCAAATAGAAGACCCGCGACCTTGGAATCGCCGACGACCTCTTTTGTCCCCTTGGCCAGGTGCACTTGCACGCCGAGTTTTTCCAGTTCGTTGACCAGGACCTCAGAGCCAAGGGCATCGATCTGTCGTGGCATGAGGCGTGGGGCAAACTCCACCACGTGGGTCTGCATGCCGAGGTCGTACGCTGCCTTTGCTGCTTCGAGGCCCAGCAACCCGCCCCCGATAACGGCTGCCACCCGTGATTTGCCAGCGTAAGAAATAATCTGTTCAAGGTCCTCGATAGT encodes the following:
- the nirD gene encoding nitrite reductase small subunit NirD, whose protein sequence is MKNSSKIDTRQTVVVVGNGMVGHRFCEKLIESDKAGKYRVVTFCEEARAAYDRVGLTQFFAHRDAEKLMLANRDWYRENGIELHIGDCVESIDRRRKVVRSRKGEEITYDIVVAATGSYPFVPPVPGIGKTGVFVYRTIEDLEQIISYAGKSRVAAVIGGGLLGLEAAKAAYDLGMQTHVVEFAPRLMPRQIDALGSEVLVNELEKLGVQVHLAKGTKEVVGDSKVAGLLFEDGEGLDCEMIIVSAGIRPRDELARECGLDVGERGGVVVDDQLRTSDPDIYAIGEVALHRGMVYGLVAPGYEMAEVVATNLAMDGEGVPRSFTGADLSTKLKLMGVDVACFGDHEAGPDEALPVVHHDPFSGVYRKLLFDHEGKRLLGGVLVGDASDYGALSVQCRGGQPLAVEPGVLVAGSRAGKASAAAVGITDMPDDAQVCSCNAVTRGTICNAIREQELSTVGEIKSLTRAGSGCGGCVPLVTELLAAEMAAAGKQLSTDICEHFRYTRQELYAICKTKGIRSFTALVADYGSGEGCEICKPVVASIIASLWNEHILDHAALQDSNDRFLANIQKNGLYSIVPRVPGGEITPGKLIALGSVAKKYGLYTKITGGQRIDLFGAPVHQLPDIWEELIDAGFESGHAYGKALRTVKSCVGTSWCRYGMRDSVGFAVSIEKRYRGLRAPHKIKSAVSGCVRECAEAQGKDFGLIATEQGYSLYVCGNGGSNPRHADLLATDLDEETCIRYIDRFLMYYIQTADKLTRTSVWLEKLEGGIEALREVVIDDKLGIGDELEQQMQSLVDGYECEWKRVVEDPDKRKMFKQFVNSPNGLTADAGEKAGPESVTKTDGWVRVGTVGDFPDGAGACIEHGGEQIAVFNFSKKEGHWYATQNTCPHTNAPVLARGIIGDVAGEPKVACPLHKKNFSLKSGQCLGEESPGLRIFPVKIESGEVFVSLSGGKYPGSKGCSVVNRAGSVAGDLDSDGPPAILNSPPVLAGGRGDTRHGKHQGPHHSRREAGR